The Chitinophagales bacterium genomic sequence CTTTTGAAAGATTTAGCTGATTTGAACTTAATCAAAATAAATAATGAAAATGCCAAATATGATTTTTCTGCACTTCTAAAGAAATTAAGATCTAAATCATCAAGCAATCAAATTTCACTTGAAGAAATAACAAAAGAAGTTGAGGAAGTTAGAGAAAATAGGTATGAGAAAAAGTAAAATAATTCTTGACACAAATCTTTGGATTAGTTTTCTGATTACCAAAAACTTAAATTCTCTTGACAAATTAATAATTAATGGGAATATTCAATTGGTTTTTTCAAATGAATTGTTGGAAGAATTTGTAGATGTTGTAAGCCGACCAAAATTTAAAAAATACTTCACGAAAAAGGATATTGAAAAAGTACTCAAACTTTTTGAAGAATATGGAATACTCGTAAAAGTAAAATCAGATGTCAAAATATGCCGAGACGAAAAGGATAATTTTCTGCTAAATCTCTCAATAGATTCTAAAGCTGATTACTTGATAAGTGGAGATAAGGATTTATTGATTTTAGAGAAAATTGAAAAAACAAAAATTATAACATTTAGTGATTTTTTAAACGGAATTAAATAAATGCTGACACAATTTAAAAAATAAGATTATGAAAATAAAACCTATAAAAACAGAACAAGATTACGAAAAAGCACTATAGAGACTATAGCTAATGCTATGTTGTACTTTAGATTGTTTCGTTCGTGCCTCACTCACAAGGACGTGTTTGCGTAGGTTCGTCTTTGCGAACGGAGTGAAGCAATCTTATATCTATTAGGAATATATCGGCATTTACTATTGTAAAACATAAAATAGATTAGACTATTTTGTGTTGGTATAAGGTAATAACAATACTATAAAGGCTTTGTAACATTCGCATAGCCTTTTTTGTACCTTTGTGGTCTATTAAAGGGACTTTTAATATGAGTGATAAGATTATTCAAAGCAAAGATTATAAAGATTGGTCAGCATTTATTTCCAACAAAATAAAACTCGCCCAAACCCGAACAGCATTAAAAGTCAATACCGAAATGCTCACGCTTTATTGGGAAATCGGGAACTCTATTCTTGAAAAACAAAATCAAAACGGCTGGGGAAGCAAAGTAATTGACCTTTTGGCTATAGATTTAGCTGAAAACTTC encodes the following:
- a CDS encoding putative toxin-antitoxin system toxin component, PIN family, yielding MRKSKIILDTNLWISFLITKNLNSLDKLIINGNIQLVFSNELLEEFVDVVSRPKFKKYFTKKDIEKVLKLFEEYGILVKVKSDVKICRDEKDNFLLNLSIDSKADYLISGDKDLLILEKIEKTKIITFSDFLNGIK